Within the Aspergillus luchuensis IFO 4308 DNA, chromosome 5, nearly complete sequence genome, the region CAAGTCTTGGACGGCGAGAACTTCCTCAACCATGACGGCGTCCGTGGTCCCTATGTGGACCGCATATCATACGGAATCAGTCGGGACCCTCCAGCACAATGCTCCGTTGACCAAGTGATCATGGTCAAACGACACGGTGAACGATATCCCGCATCAGACGAGGGGACTTCCATTGAACAGGCCCTGAAGAAAGTCAACGACTCCATCGCAGGTAACTACAGTGGCGGCGATCTAGCATTCCTAAGTAACTGGACCTACTTCGTCCCATCTGACTGCTACGAGGCGGAGACCTCGACAGGGCCATATGCAGGACTAACAAGCGCATACAACCATGGCAGGGCGTACCGCCAGCGCTATGGGAATCTTTATAACGAGTCGACCATTCTCCCGTTATTCACTGCCGACTTCCAACGAATCATCAGCACAGCGCAGAACTTCGGACAAGGATTTCTCGGGAATGATAGCTACGCCACCAAGGCAGCGCTCAACATCATCTCTGAATCTGACAGCCAGGGCGCAGATAGTCTGACACCAACATGTCATGTACAGGACGATGATGCACAGAGCATTTGCGACGACATGCCGTACTATCTGCCTCAGTTCGATGTCGCTGCGGACAGACTGAACGCTCAGTATCAGGGTCTCAACCTGAACTGGACTGACGTATACTCACTTATACGTGAATACCCCTTCTCATCTATACCTATTAAAACGATGCACACACTAACAATGGGCAGTAATGACCGCCTACGAGCTCAACACGCGCTCCTCATCACCCTGGATCGACGTCTTCACCACAGACGAATGGATCAGTTTCGCACATGTCTGGAACgtcaactactactactgcgcAGGGTAAACCCCCAAATCCCAAGCAAGCTTCAGCCATATCATACCACCACGATATGAACATCCAGTACTAATAACAATGACAATGCCACCAACAGCCCCGGCAACAAATACACCCGCGCCCTCGGCGCCCTCTACCTAAACgcaaccctcaccctcctccaacaaGGCCCCTCCTCAGCCGgccctctcttcttcaacttgtacttcccccctccccctcccccttcctctcaCACTAACAATGAATCCAACCAGCTGTCACGACACCAACATAACCCCCATAATAACCGCCCTCGGCATCGCCAcgcccaccacccccctGAACAAAACCcgcatccccttccccccatccGCCTGGTCCGCCCCAGACCTAGTCCCGATGGGCGGGCGTCTCACCATCGAGCGAATGAACTGCACTGATTCTGCCCTCGCGCCGGGCGGGATCTTCGTCCGACTGGTCCTGAACGAGGCGGTCGTGCCGTTGGAGGACTGTCAGAGTGGGCCGGGGTATTCGTGTCCGTTGGACGAGTACGCGGATTTTGTGGGAAGCTTGCCGAGTTAtgtgagtgagtgtgagGTTCCTGAGGATGATAAGCAAAACATGGAGTTTTGGTGGGGGTGGAATACTTCGACGGCGGAGAATTTTAGGATGGGGGGAAGGTGTGGGGGGTTgg harbors:
- the PHO5_1 gene encoding histidine phosphatase family protein (COG:S;~EggNog:ENOG410PHNG;~InterPro:IPR016274,IPR033379,IPR000560,IPR029033;~PFAM:PF00328;~SECRETED:SignalP(1-19);~go_function: GO:0016791 - phosphatase activity [Evidence IEA]), producing the protein MARFWVGIFSLWSIPATTALSSSYTFSDSLISQQVLDGENFLNHDGVRGPYVDRISYGISRDPPAQCSVDQVIMVKRHGERYPASDEGTSIEQALKKVNDSIAGNYSGGDLAFLSNWTYFVPSDCYEAETSTGPYAGLTSAYNHGRAYRQRYGNLYNESTILPLFTADFQRIISTAQNFGQGFLGNDSYATKAALNIISESDSQGADSLTPTCHVQDDDAQSICDDMPYYLPQFDVAADRLNAQYQGLNLNWTDVYSLILMTAYELNTRSSSPWIDVFTTDEWISFAHVWNVNYYYCAGPGNKYTRALGALYLNATLTLLQQGPSSAGPLFFNFCHDTNITPIITALGIATPTTPLNKTRIPFPPSAWSAPDLVPMGGRLTIERMNCTDSALAPGGIFVRLVLNEAVVPLEDCQSGPGYSCPLDEYADFVGSLPSYVSECEVPEDDKQNMEFWWGWNTSTAENFRMGGRCGGLA